The sequence CATTCCCTGTAGAACTCCAATAGAATGCCTCTATGGTATCAGGAAACTTTAAGAGCATGAAGTTGCGGCTATTCGAACTTAAATATTTTAACTCCAAGAAACTAGCTACTCGCCAGTCTGTATGGCCTCCTGTGTTATCGTTCGCACAGGAATCGTATGCTTCCGAACTTCCCGCAATTCCGATCGGGGATACATT comes from Leptospira licerasiae serovar Varillal str. VAR 010 and encodes:
- a CDS encoding DUF1566 domain-containing protein, whose translation is NVSPIGIAGSSEAYDSCANDNTGGHTDWRVASFLELKYLSSNSRNFMLLKFPDTIEAFYWSSTGNEQDAAGKTARAVSFSKDRFGEDEAFSKTSRYFVRCVR